One Mycobacteroides salmoniphilum DNA segment encodes these proteins:
- a CDS encoding pirin family protein, translated as MSNTEITPSETRCEVGPCPRDGSGRPVVEILTPREVPLGGPRAMTVLRTLPQAGRSLIGAWCFADHYGPDDITSTGGMDVAPHPHTGLQTVSWLFSGEIEHRDSNGVHAMVRPGELNLMTGGRGICHSEVSTAQTTTLHGVQLWVALPDEYRDVASDFQHYAPAAVEAGGVTLRVFLGTLAGQVSPVRSATPLLGAELLLAPRSMVRLDIDPEFEHGLLVDTEAVELSGSRLSRGELGYVGTGVEQLAVLNPTDSLARAILLGGEPFGEQIVMWWNFVGRDHDEIAEFRKEWQAESERFGHVEGYVGAVARLPAPPLPTVRMVPRRNAPTANPGI; from the coding sequence ATGAGCAATACCGAGATCACGCCATCGGAAACCCGATGCGAGGTTGGCCCGTGTCCTCGCGACGGGTCCGGGCGCCCGGTGGTCGAAATACTTACTCCGCGAGAGGTTCCGCTCGGTGGACCGCGCGCGATGACGGTGCTGCGGACCCTGCCCCAGGCGGGGCGATCGCTGATCGGCGCCTGGTGCTTTGCCGATCATTACGGTCCTGACGACATCACATCCACCGGCGGGATGGACGTGGCACCTCATCCGCATACCGGTCTGCAGACGGTGAGCTGGTTGTTCAGCGGGGAGATAGAGCATCGCGACAGTAACGGGGTGCACGCGATGGTGCGCCCTGGCGAGCTGAATCTGATGACCGGTGGTCGTGGTATTTGCCATTCCGAGGTGTCGACCGCCCAGACCACCACGCTGCACGGTGTGCAGCTGTGGGTGGCCTTACCCGACGAATACCGTGATGTGGCAAGCGATTTCCAACATTACGCACCAGCGGCCGTCGAGGCCGGCGGGGTGACCTTGCGAGTGTTCCTGGGAACCTTGGCGGGACAAGTGTCGCCGGTGCGTAGCGCGACTCCCCTGCTCGGCGCCGAACTGCTGCTGGCGCCGCGGAGCATGGTGCGACTCGATATCGATCCCGAATTTGAGCATGGGCTGCTGGTGGATACCGAGGCCGTCGAGTTGTCCGGCTCCAGGTTGTCGCGAGGCGAGCTGGGCTATGTCGGCACCGGAGTCGAACAACTCGCCGTGCTCAACCCGACAGATTCGCTGGCGCGGGCGATTCTGTTAGGTGGCGAGCCGTTCGGTGAGCAGATCGTCATGTGGTGGAACTTCGTTGGCCGCGACCACGACGAGATCGCGGAATTCCGGAAGGAGTGGCAAGCCGAGTCGGAACGCTTTGGCCACGTGGAGGGCTACGTGGGTGCGGTGGCTCGCCTGCCCGCACCGCCGCTGCCGACCGTCCGGATGGTTCCGAGGCGCAATGCACCGACCGCCAATCCGGGGATTTAG
- a CDS encoding GNAT family N-acetyltransferase: MDGSEPAPTVADAPDAHRFEITADGELAGFTEYLDKSLAGTAVRIFYHTEIDEKFGGRGLAGTLVQSALTSTRVTGRRVIPVCPYVRKFVGKHHEFDDIVGPVTAQALEAVQAHQP, encoded by the coding sequence ATGGACGGATCCGAACCAGCGCCCACGGTCGCCGACGCACCCGACGCACACCGCTTCGAAATCACAGCCGATGGCGAACTCGCCGGATTCACTGAATACCTCGATAAGTCCCTAGCGGGCACGGCCGTGCGAATTTTCTATCACACCGAAATCGATGAAAAATTCGGCGGACGCGGTCTCGCCGGAACACTGGTGCAGTCCGCGCTGACGTCGACGCGGGTGACTGGGCGCAGGGTCATCCCCGTATGCCCGTACGTCCGAAAATTTGTCGGTAAGCATCACGAATTCGACGACATCGTCGGGCCAGTCACTGCGCAAGCGCTGGAAGCCGTCCAGGCCCACCAGCCATGA
- a CDS encoding carboxymuconolactone decarboxylase family protein, with product MTEHRVYIDKQTPSVYQGLTKTAAELRTRATEAGLSRTTLELVNIRVSQLNRCLFCLDLHTRVALEEGESTQRIAVLPVWQEAELFSDVERSALTIAEAVTEVADRHLTDEQYAAAREHLSDDQISVLVWSAIMINTFNRISILSRHPITRR from the coding sequence ATGACGGAGCATCGTGTCTACATCGACAAGCAAACTCCGTCCGTCTACCAGGGGCTGACCAAGACCGCTGCCGAGCTGCGCACCCGGGCCACTGAGGCCGGACTCTCGCGAACAACGTTGGAATTGGTCAACATTCGAGTCTCTCAGCTCAACCGTTGCCTGTTCTGCCTCGATCTACACACCCGCGTCGCGCTGGAGGAGGGCGAGTCCACTCAGCGAATCGCCGTGCTGCCGGTGTGGCAGGAGGCCGAGCTGTTCAGCGATGTGGAGCGTTCGGCGCTGACAATCGCCGAAGCAGTGACGGAGGTAGCCGATCGCCACCTCACCGACGAGCAGTACGCCGCCGCGCGTGAACACCTCTCCGATGATCAGATATCGGTGCTGGTGTGGTCGGCCATCATGATCAACACCTTCAACCGGATCTCGATTCTGAGTCGCCACCCGATCACGAGGCGCTGA